Proteins found in one Aneurinibacillus uraniidurans genomic segment:
- a CDS encoding PolC-type DNA polymerase III, with protein MATTNESVQRERFNMLLTQLAIPPEFIDQYFSGGLLEKVDVYRKEKKWHFSFRLPAWLPMNVYQAFQTKLIQTFQDIATVDCSLRYEEPVPLPEFVAEYWKVLVDRIAPHINSTAAQLYTAPHEVRDQMIQIGAPNEVILERMKQRRVEEWLAGAVEQLGGIRPSIGYHVVQNEETRQQFVEQREEEDRSRALEALLEKQKEKDQLQTAEASAAASTEMLQLGYEIKDDPVPISEITEEQGRTCIQGLVFGVDIRELRSGRTLCTFNITDYTDSLQVKMFAGDKEDVPKLNLLKNGMWIRVRGPVQEDTYARELVMTARDLKQVKPAASRMDTAEEKRVEFHAHTNMSAMDGIASADRLVKQAAEWGHKAIAITDHAVAQAFPEAFSAGKKHGIKVLYGIEANVVPDTAVIVHQPQERELANDTYVVFDVETTGLSVVNNTIIELAGVKMKNGEIIDRYETFVNPHEPIPLNIQQLTNITDDMVKDAPELDQVIREFVEFVGDAVLVAHNAKFDMGFLQASCKQSGLPPVNNPFLDTLELARFLYPTMRNHRLNTLADKFNVSLESHHRAVDDSEATGYVFFALLKEVLERDITNLADLNNHVGLDLHNSRPFHCNIYALNEIGKKNLYKIISLSHTEFLYKTPRIPRAKINQYREGLLVVSGCEKGELFETVLNKSPEEAEEVAKFYDVLEIQPIEINRHLIMKQLVANEAALMDANRRIVELGEKLDKPVIATGNVHYIHPLEKDYREILIYGITGFSPLKEQYKPDAHFRTTSEMLEEFAYLGEEKAREVVITNPNALVDRFEELQIIPKDLYTPKIEGADEEIRSMSYNKARELYGEEIPEIVEKRLEKELNSIITHGFAVIYLISHKLVKKSIDDGYLVGSRGSVGSSFVATMTEITEVNPLPPHYRCPSCKHNEWFLKGEYGSGFDLPPKVCPECGTAMLGDGHDIPFETFLGFKGDKVPDIDLNFSGEYQPHAHNYTKVLFGEEYVYRAGTIGTVAEKTAYGFVRKYAEEKGRQWRNAEMGRLAAGCTGVKRTTGQHPGGIIVVPDYMEIYDFCPIQFPADDREAEWKTTHYDFHSIHDNLLKLDILGHDDPTVIRMLQDLTGLDPKTIPVGDPEVMKIFSSTEVLGITPEQIDSKIGTLGIPEFGTKFVRQMLEDTRPSTFAELVQISGLSHGTDVWLNNAQELIRNGTCTLKDVIGCRDDIMVYLMYKGLDPSYAFKIMESVRKGKGLTPEMEEEMKNNNVPDWYIWSCKQIKYMFPKAHATAYVLMAVRIAYFKVHHPIHFYATYFTVRADDFDVELAAQGSAAIRARMKEIAEKGNDAQPKEKTLYTVLEMCLEMCERGFTFKNIDLYRSHASQFIIDGDSLIPPFNALAGVGTSAAINIVNARENGEFLSVEDLQQRARCSRSVIELLQQQGCLSNLPETNQLSLF; from the coding sequence ATGGCGACAACGAACGAATCTGTTCAGCGTGAGCGATTCAACATGCTGCTTACCCAGCTGGCGATTCCACCTGAATTTATTGATCAATATTTTTCTGGTGGGTTGTTAGAGAAGGTGGACGTATATCGCAAGGAGAAAAAATGGCACTTCTCATTTCGGCTTCCAGCCTGGCTTCCGATGAATGTGTATCAGGCGTTTCAGACGAAGCTCATCCAGACGTTTCAAGACATTGCAACAGTAGATTGCAGCTTACGCTATGAGGAGCCGGTGCCGTTGCCAGAGTTTGTCGCGGAGTATTGGAAGGTGCTAGTGGACCGAATTGCCCCGCATATTAATTCAACAGCTGCACAGTTGTATACCGCTCCACATGAGGTGCGCGACCAGATGATTCAGATTGGGGCACCGAATGAAGTGATCCTGGAGCGGATGAAACAGCGTCGGGTAGAAGAGTGGCTTGCGGGTGCAGTCGAGCAGCTCGGCGGCATTCGTCCGTCAATCGGCTATCATGTTGTACAAAACGAGGAGACACGCCAGCAGTTCGTAGAGCAGCGGGAAGAAGAAGATCGCTCCCGAGCGCTCGAAGCGCTCCTCGAAAAGCAGAAGGAAAAAGATCAGCTGCAAACAGCAGAAGCGTCTGCGGCAGCTTCGACGGAAATGCTGCAGCTTGGCTATGAAATTAAAGATGATCCGGTACCGATCAGCGAGATTACAGAGGAGCAGGGTCGGACCTGCATTCAAGGTCTTGTATTCGGCGTTGATATACGGGAGCTGCGCAGTGGGCGTACGCTTTGTACGTTTAACATCACCGACTATACAGATTCACTCCAAGTGAAGATGTTTGCCGGGGATAAAGAAGATGTGCCAAAGCTCAATCTCTTGAAAAACGGCATGTGGATTCGAGTGCGCGGTCCGGTACAGGAAGATACGTATGCGCGAGAGCTTGTGATGACCGCCCGTGACTTAAAACAAGTGAAGCCTGCTGCGTCCCGCATGGATACAGCAGAAGAGAAGCGGGTAGAATTCCATGCACATACGAATATGAGTGCAATGGATGGTATTGCATCCGCTGATCGTCTGGTGAAGCAGGCGGCAGAGTGGGGGCATAAGGCGATTGCGATTACGGACCATGCGGTGGCGCAGGCATTTCCGGAAGCATTCTCAGCTGGGAAGAAGCATGGAATCAAAGTGTTGTATGGTATCGAAGCAAATGTGGTGCCGGATACGGCTGTAATTGTACATCAGCCGCAGGAGCGAGAGCTAGCAAATGATACGTATGTTGTATTTGACGTAGAAACGACTGGTCTCTCGGTTGTGAACAATACGATTATTGAGCTTGCTGGCGTGAAGATGAAAAATGGAGAAATTATCGATCGGTATGAGACATTCGTTAATCCACATGAGCCGATTCCGCTAAACATTCAGCAGCTTACTAACATTACCGATGATATGGTGAAAGATGCCCCGGAGCTTGATCAGGTCATTCGGGAATTTGTCGAATTCGTAGGAGATGCTGTATTGGTTGCGCATAACGCAAAGTTTGATATGGGCTTCCTGCAGGCTAGCTGCAAGCAGAGCGGACTTCCGCCTGTGAATAATCCGTTCCTTGATACGCTGGAACTGGCGCGCTTCCTCTATCCGACGATGCGTAATCACCGGTTGAATACACTGGCAGATAAGTTTAATGTCAGTCTCGAAAGCCATCACCGGGCCGTAGATGACTCGGAAGCGACCGGCTATGTGTTTTTTGCGCTATTAAAAGAAGTGCTGGAACGAGACATTACCAATCTAGCCGATTTGAACAATCATGTCGGTCTGGATTTACACAATTCTAGACCATTCCATTGTAATATTTATGCGCTAAATGAAATCGGAAAGAAAAACTTGTATAAGATCATTTCGTTGTCTCATACAGAGTTCTTGTATAAAACACCGCGCATTCCACGGGCGAAGATCAATCAGTATCGGGAAGGGCTGCTTGTCGTATCAGGGTGTGAGAAAGGCGAGTTGTTTGAAACGGTGCTGAATAAAAGTCCGGAAGAAGCGGAAGAAGTGGCAAAGTTTTATGATGTGCTAGAGATACAGCCGATTGAAATTAACCGCCATCTGATTATGAAACAGCTTGTTGCCAATGAAGCAGCGTTAATGGATGCGAATCGTCGTATTGTCGAACTCGGAGAAAAGCTTGATAAGCCTGTCATTGCGACCGGGAATGTGCACTACATTCATCCGCTCGAGAAAGACTACCGCGAGATTCTCATTTATGGGATTACAGGATTCAGTCCACTCAAAGAACAGTATAAGCCGGATGCACATTTCCGCACGACAAGTGAAATGCTAGAGGAGTTTGCGTATTTAGGGGAAGAAAAAGCGCGAGAAGTTGTCATTACGAATCCAAATGCACTTGTCGATCGTTTTGAAGAATTACAAATCATCCCGAAAGACTTGTACACGCCGAAGATCGAAGGGGCGGACGAAGAAATTCGGTCGATGAGTTACAACAAGGCACGCGAGCTGTATGGTGAGGAAATACCGGAAATTGTCGAGAAGCGGCTTGAAAAAGAGCTGAACAGCATCATCACGCATGGATTCGCAGTTATTTATCTGATCTCACACAAACTTGTAAAGAAATCAATTGATGATGGGTATCTCGTCGGAAGTCGGGGATCTGTTGGGTCGTCATTTGTGGCGACGATGACCGAGATTACCGAGGTTAATCCATTGCCGCCGCATTATCGTTGCCCGAGCTGTAAGCATAATGAATGGTTCCTCAAAGGGGAGTATGGTTCTGGGTTTGATCTGCCACCGAAAGTTTGTCCGGAATGTGGAACGGCTATGCTCGGTGATGGACATGATATTCCATTTGAAACCTTCCTTGGATTTAAAGGGGATAAAGTTCCGGATATTGATTTGAACTTCTCCGGAGAATATCAGCCGCATGCGCATAACTATACGAAAGTACTGTTTGGTGAGGAGTACGTCTATCGTGCGGGAACGATTGGTACCGTTGCTGAAAAGACTGCCTACGGTTTTGTACGGAAATATGCGGAAGAAAAAGGACGACAGTGGCGAAATGCCGAGATGGGACGCTTAGCCGCTGGCTGTACGGGTGTGAAGCGAACAACCGGCCAGCATCCGGGTGGTATTATTGTAGTGCCTGATTATATGGAGATTTACGATTTTTGCCCGATTCAGTTCCCGGCAGACGATCGTGAGGCGGAGTGGAAAACGACGCACTATGATTTTCATTCCATTCATGATAATTTGCTAAAACTTGATATTCTCGGCCACGACGATCCGACCGTTATCCGTATGCTGCAAGATTTGACGGGCCTTGACCCGAAAACAATTCCGGTCGGGGATCCGGAAGTAATGAAAATTTTTAGCAGTACCGAGGTGTTAGGTATTACACCCGAGCAGATTGACAGTAAAATCGGCACGCTTGGTATTCCAGAGTTCGGGACAAAATTCGTCCGTCAGATGCTTGAGGATACTCGCCCATCGACGTTTGCTGAGCTGGTGCAAATCTCAGGCTTGTCACATGGTACAGACGTATGGCTTAATAATGCACAAGAGCTTATTCGCAATGGCACGTGTACACTGAAAGACGTAATCGGTTGTCGGGATGACATTATGGTGTATTTGATGTATAAGGGACTAGATCCATCTTATGCATTTAAGATTATGGAGTCTGTGCGGAAAGGGAAAGGCCTTACGCCAGAGATGGAAGAAGAGATGAAAAATAACAATGTGCCGGACTGGTACATCTGGTCGTGCAAGCAGATTAAGTACATGTTCCCGAAGGCACATGCGACCGCGTACGTATTGATGGCGGTGAGGATTGCGTACTTTAAGGTTCATCATCCTATCCATTTCTATGCGACATATTTTACAGTGCGTGCGGATGATTTCGATGTTGAGCTTGCTGCACAGGGATCAGCGGCTATTCGCGCCCGCATGAAAGAAATCGCTGAAAAAGGAAATGACGCACAGCCAAAAGAAAAGACGCTGTATACCGTGCTTGAGATGTGTCTTGAGATGTGTGAGCGCGGCTTCACGTTTAAAAACATTGATTTGTATCGTTCACATGCGAGTCAGTTTATCATTGACGGGGACAGCTTGATCCCACCGTTCAATGCGCTTGCGGGGGTTGGGACGAGTGCTGCCATCAACATCGTGAACGCACGGGAGAATGGGGAGTTTCTTTCGGTTGAAGATCTCCAGCAGCGTGCTCGCTGCTCCCGCTCAGTGATTGAATTGTTGCAGCAGCAGGGCTGCTTAAGCAATCTGCCGGAGACGAATCAACTGTCTTTATTTTAG
- the rimP gene encoding ribosome maturation factor RimP produces MSQDVIAVTEQLVTPIVEAENLELVDIEYVKEGSNWFLRVYIDKEDGVDIEDCGRVSEQLSKKLDEVDPIQVAYFLEVSSPGAERPLKQEKDFERAVGKHVHVTTTEPVNGDTVFEGELIAYDGIQLTIKEARATAEVPKEKIASARLAIVF; encoded by the coding sequence TTGAGCCAGGATGTCATCGCCGTGACAGAACAGCTTGTCACACCGATTGTTGAAGCAGAAAATCTTGAACTTGTCGATATCGAGTATGTGAAAGAAGGCAGCAACTGGTTTCTGCGCGTGTATATCGATAAGGAAGACGGCGTGGACATTGAGGATTGCGGCCGCGTGAGTGAGCAACTCAGCAAAAAACTCGATGAGGTGGACCCGATTCAGGTGGCGTATTTCCTTGAAGTATCCTCTCCGGGAGCAGAACGACCACTGAAACAAGAGAAAGATTTTGAACGGGCGGTTGGCAAGCATGTTCACGTGACGACAACCGAGCCGGTAAACGGCGACACCGTATTTGAAGGTGAATTGATCGCGTATGACGGGATTCAGCTTACCATTAAAGAAGCAAGGGCAACTGCGGAAGTTCCGAAAGAGAAAATCGCAAGCGCCCGTTTGGCGATTGTGTTTTAA
- the nusA gene encoding transcription termination factor NusA: MNAEFIEALSEIEREKGIGKEVLIEAIEAALVSGYKRNFNSAQNVRVDINRELGNVRVFARKTVVDQVTDPRSQISLDEALEIDQNYVVDDIIDMEVTPRDFGRIAAQTAKQVVTQRIREAERGIIYSEFIDREQDIVTGIVQRQDGRFYYIDLGKIEALMPVNEKMPNETFQQGDRVKAFITKVEKTTKGPQIFVSRTHPGLLKRLFELEVPEIFEGVVEIKSVAREAGDRSKIAVYSADPNVDPVGACVGPKGMRVQTIVQELRGEKIDIMRWSEETADYVANALSPSKVVHVTVYEDEKVTRVIVPDYQLSLAIGKKGQNARLAAKLTGWKIDIKSETQAAEEGFVYDEPVSIVKANKQVEEAPVADAPEMDITADEDERE; this comes from the coding sequence ATGAATGCTGAGTTTATTGAAGCATTGAGTGAGATTGAACGGGAAAAGGGGATTGGCAAAGAGGTGCTGATCGAAGCGATTGAAGCGGCCCTTGTCTCCGGTTATAAGCGGAATTTTAATTCCGCACAAAATGTACGTGTCGATATTAACCGTGAACTGGGAAACGTTCGCGTATTTGCACGTAAAACCGTTGTGGATCAAGTTACTGACCCGCGTTCGCAAATCTCGCTGGATGAAGCGCTTGAGATTGATCAGAACTATGTAGTCGATGATATTATCGACATGGAGGTTACGCCACGCGACTTTGGACGCATCGCAGCACAGACAGCCAAGCAGGTTGTTACACAGCGTATTCGTGAAGCCGAGCGTGGAATTATCTATAGCGAGTTTATCGACCGCGAACAAGATATCGTAACCGGTATTGTGCAGCGTCAGGATGGCCGTTTCTATTATATTGATCTTGGTAAAATAGAAGCTTTGATGCCGGTTAATGAAAAAATGCCCAACGAGACGTTCCAGCAGGGCGATCGCGTGAAGGCATTTATCACAAAAGTTGAAAAAACAACAAAAGGGCCGCAAATTTTTGTGTCTCGCACGCATCCGGGTCTCTTAAAGCGTCTGTTTGAGCTAGAAGTGCCTGAGATTTTTGAAGGAGTAGTCGAGATCAAATCGGTAGCGCGTGAAGCGGGCGATCGTTCCAAAATCGCGGTTTACTCCGCTGATCCGAATGTTGATCCGGTTGGCGCCTGTGTAGGTCCAAAAGGCATGCGGGTGCAGACAATCGTACAGGAGCTGCGCGGCGAGAAAATCGACATCATGCGCTGGTCAGAAGAGACGGCCGATTATGTGGCGAATGCACTGAGTCCGTCGAAAGTTGTTCACGTAACAGTATATGAAGACGAGAAAGTGACACGCGTTATTGTACCGGACTACCAGCTTTCGTTAGCGATTGGTAAGAAGGGACAAAATGCCCGTCTGGCAGCGAAACTGACAGGCTGGAAAATCGATATTAAGAGTGAGACACAAGCGGCGGAAGAAGGGTTTGTCTATGACGAGCCGGTTTCCATCGTAAAAGCTAACAAGCAGGTAGAAGAAGCACCTGTGGCAGATGCACCGGAGATGGACATCACAGCAGATGAGGATGAAAGGGAGTAA
- the rnpM gene encoding RNase P modulator RnpM, with protein MKTRKTPQRKCIATQEMFDKRDLIRVVRTPEGDVKLDLTGKASGRGAYISRSLAAFDIVKKKKMLGRTLKTEVTDDMYEQLEQEFARHVRR; from the coding sequence GTGAAAACGAGGAAAACTCCACAGCGCAAATGCATCGCGACACAAGAGATGTTTGATAAGCGAGATCTAATCCGGGTTGTTCGCACACCGGAAGGAGACGTAAAACTCGACCTTACCGGCAAGGCATCTGGGCGTGGCGCCTATATCTCTCGTTCACTTGCAGCATTTGACATTGTGAAAAAGAAAAAAATGCTCGGCCGCACCTTGAAGACAGAAGTCACCGATGACATGTACGAGCAGCTCGAACAAGAATTTGCGAGGCATGTAAGACGATGA
- a CDS encoding YlxQ family RNA-binding protein has translation MNKINQMLGLAQRARKIITGEELVVKAVRQGGVHLVILAEDAAANTRKKLTDKCTSYGVPCETYGDRGTLGQALGKEQRVVVGVTDAGFAAKLTQLLHQ, from the coding sequence ATGAATAAAATAAACCAAATGCTGGGACTTGCTCAGCGGGCGCGCAAAATTATTACAGGCGAAGAGCTTGTCGTAAAAGCAGTGCGCCAAGGCGGCGTTCATCTAGTGATTCTAGCCGAAGATGCCGCAGCGAATACCCGCAAGAAACTAACAGACAAATGCACAAGCTATGGTGTGCCGTGTGAAACATACGGAGATCGTGGAACGCTTGGGCAGGCGTTAGGAAAGGAGCAGCGGGTGGTCGTAGGCGTGACTGATGCAGGGTTTGCCGCGAAGCTGACGCAGTTACTTCATCAATAA
- the infB gene encoding translation initiation factor IF-2 has product MSKLRVYEYAKTLGLSSKQLLNLLGKLSLSVNNHMSTLEDSMITKVEQHFKDIKQRANSQHQQKRDTEKSGNMDQKNQEQVKHNSNSQGGSRPSGNGGSGRPSGGGSGRPSGQGGGGNRQGQGGGGRPSGGGSGRPSGQGGGGNRQGQGGSGRPSGGGSGRPSGQGGGGNRQGQGGSGRPSGGGSGRPSGQGGGTGSAAGSSRSASGNNGNRRGGQKPPQKQNNRDKDKRFDDNPMKRQGGNRRGGQKPAQQQPPKPEVKVDKITVTGSMTVGELGKKTKKAPSEIIKKLFGLGVMATINQELDLDTIHLICADYEIEVEEKIALDYNDFENIEEVDEPDTLKERPPVVTIMGHVDHGKTTLLDAIRETNVISTEAGGITQHIGAYQVEKQGKKITFLDTPGHAAFTTMRARGAQVTDIAIIVVAADDGVMPQTVEAISHAKAANVPIIVAVNKVDKPTANPDRVKQELTEHGLVPEDWGGETIFVHVSALKREGLDDILEMILLVSEVQELKANPDKRARGTVIEAELDRGRGPVATVLVQSGTLKVGDPIVVGASFGRIRAMVNDKGRRIKEAPPSTPIEITGLNDVPQAGDQFMVFEDEKTARQVGERRAAGRRENELRASARVSLDDLFSQIKEGDVKEINVIIKGDVQGSVEALRGSLEKIDVEGVRVKIIHTGVGAITESDVILASASNAIVIGFNVRPEPNARITAEQEKVDIRLHRIIYKVMEEIEAAMKGMLEPVYQEKIIGQAEVRQTFKVSRVGTIAGCYVTDGKIQRDAGVRVIRDSIVIYEGKVDALKRFKDDAKEVAQGYECGITIEKFNDIKEGDILEAYIMEEIAQ; this is encoded by the coding sequence ATGAGCAAACTGAGAGTGTATGAATATGCCAAAACACTTGGTTTAAGCAGCAAGCAGCTCTTAAATCTGTTAGGCAAATTAAGCTTATCAGTGAACAATCATATGAGCACACTGGAAGACAGCATGATTACGAAAGTAGAGCAGCACTTCAAGGACATCAAACAACGTGCAAACAGTCAGCACCAACAAAAGCGAGATACGGAAAAGAGTGGGAATATGGATCAAAAAAACCAGGAACAAGTAAAACATAATTCAAATAGCCAAGGCGGTAGTCGTCCATCAGGAAACGGCGGTAGTGGTCGTCCATCCGGTGGTGGCTCAGGCCGTCCATCAGGTCAAGGTGGCGGTGGAAATCGCCAAGGTCAAGGCGGCGGTGGTCGTCCATCCGGCGGTGGCTCAGGCCGTCCATCAGGTCAAGGTGGCGGTGGAAATCGCCAAGGTCAAGGCGGAAGCGGTCGTCCATCCGGTGGTGGCTCAGGTCGTCCATCAGGTCAAGGTGGCGGTGGAAATCGCCAAGGTCAAGGCGGAAGCGGTCGTCCATCCGGCGGTGGCTCAGGTCGTCCGTCCGGTCAAGGTGGCGGTACAGGCAGTGCTGCAGGTAGCAGTCGTTCGGCTAGTGGAAATAACGGCAATCGCCGTGGGGGACAGAAACCCCCGCAAAAGCAAAATAATCGTGATAAAGATAAACGATTCGATGATAACCCGATGAAGCGTCAGGGTGGAAATCGTCGCGGCGGCCAGAAGCCAGCTCAGCAGCAGCCACCTAAACCGGAAGTGAAAGTGGATAAAATCACAGTAACTGGATCAATGACGGTAGGGGAACTCGGCAAGAAGACGAAAAAAGCACCATCCGAAATCATTAAAAAACTGTTCGGTCTCGGTGTAATGGCCACTATCAATCAGGAGCTTGATCTCGATACGATTCACTTGATCTGTGCTGATTACGAGATTGAAGTAGAAGAAAAAATTGCGCTTGATTACAACGACTTTGAAAACATCGAAGAAGTTGATGAACCAGATACATTAAAAGAACGCCCGCCGGTTGTAACAATCATGGGTCACGTTGACCACGGTAAAACAACCCTCCTCGATGCGATTCGTGAAACGAACGTTATTTCAACGGAGGCAGGTGGTATCACCCAGCATATCGGGGCATACCAGGTTGAAAAGCAAGGTAAGAAAATTACCTTCCTTGATACGCCAGGTCACGCTGCGTTTACAACCATGCGTGCACGTGGTGCACAAGTAACGGATATTGCGATTATCGTAGTCGCAGCAGATGACGGTGTTATGCCGCAGACAGTAGAAGCCATCAGCCATGCGAAAGCGGCAAATGTGCCGATCATCGTTGCGGTGAATAAAGTCGACAAACCGACTGCTAATCCAGACCGTGTGAAACAAGAACTTACAGAGCATGGCCTTGTGCCGGAAGACTGGGGCGGTGAAACGATCTTCGTTCACGTATCTGCGCTGAAGCGTGAGGGTCTTGATGACATTCTGGAGATGATCCTGCTCGTATCAGAAGTACAGGAATTAAAAGCAAATCCAGATAAGCGTGCTCGTGGTACCGTAATCGAAGCAGAACTTGACCGTGGTCGCGGTCCGGTTGCAACTGTGCTTGTACAATCCGGTACGTTAAAAGTCGGCGATCCAATCGTTGTCGGTGCGTCATTTGGCCGTATTCGTGCCATGGTTAATGACAAAGGCCGTCGCATCAAGGAAGCACCGCCGTCAACTCCAATCGAAATTACCGGTCTGAACGATGTGCCGCAAGCGGGCGATCAGTTCATGGTATTTGAAGATGAGAAAACAGCTCGTCAGGTTGGGGAACGTCGTGCAGCAGGTCGTCGTGAGAATGAACTGCGTGCATCTGCTCGCGTATCGCTTGACGATCTGTTCAGTCAGATTAAAGAAGGTGACGTTAAGGAGATTAACGTTATTATTAAAGGGGATGTTCAAGGTTCAGTTGAAGCCCTGCGTGGTTCCCTTGAAAAAATTGATGTTGAAGGCGTACGTGTGAAAATCATTCACACAGGCGTCGGCGCGATTACAGAATCCGATGTTATTCTTGCTTCGGCATCGAATGCAATTGTAATCGGCTTTAACGTACGACCAGAGCCGAATGCGCGTATTACAGCTGAACAGGAAAAAGTAGACATTCGCTTGCACCGTATTATTTATAAAGTAATGGAAGAAATCGAAGCGGCGATGAAAGGTATGCTTGAACCAGTGTACCAGGAAAAAATTATCGGCCAGGCAGAAGTGCGTCAAACGTTCAAAGTATCCCGCGTTGGTACGATTGCGGGCTGCTATGTAACAGATGGCAAAATCCAACGCGACGCTGGCGTTCGTGTAATTCGTGACAGCATCGTAATTTACGAAGGCAAAGTGGACGCTCTCAAGCGTTTTAAAGATGATGCGAAAGAAGTAGCGCAAGGATATGAGTGCGGAATTACAATCGAGAAATTCAACGATATTAAAGAGGGGGATATTCTCGAAGCGTACATCATGGAGGAAATCGCCCAATAA